The genomic DNA ATTTCAAGTTTCACGTTTAATGAAAAGGATTCTAAACGTTTAATGAGTATGAATCATAATTTAGATGATGGTAAATATATGCAAAAATGGAATGTAGAATCAAAAGCTATTATAATGGAATGGTTTGAAAAATTTTTAAAAAGACATCCTGATAAAGAATTTATCTACCGTCCACATCCCGTGGAATTTAATGTACTTGATGAAGATTCTACAATTAGTATTTTGGATGAAAAATATTCAAATTTTCATTACATCAATAAATATGCAATTCAAGAATGGATAAGGCCTTGTGATTATTTAAATACTGTTATAAGTACGTCTATTATTGATGTTTACTTACTTGAAAAACAATGTAACATTTTAAGACCTGTTGAATTAAATCCAGATTTTGATAATCCTCTACTTGTTGGTGCTAAAACAATTAATAATTATGAAGATTTTGAAAAGTTAAATACTCATAAAAACACTGGGGAATTTCCAGTTTCTCGTGAAATGATTAATCAATATTATGATTTTGGAGATAAATTAGCTTATGAAAAAATTTGTGATTATGCAGAAAAAATGATTAATGATGATTCCTTTAAACATGATTTTTATCCAAATCATTCAAGATTCCATAGATTAAAATTTGTAATTAAAAGATCTTTGGATGTTCCAAAATTAATTCCTGCAGTTATTAAATCAGCTATTAAAAATAAATCTTCTACATCTAAAACTAAAGATAATAGGTCAATTTATGAAAAAAATGCTAAAAAAATAAAAGAAATTATTAATCATTCATCATAAGGTCCAAAATCTATTTTTTGAGTTATATGATTGTATCTTTCAGATTCGGGAGGTAAAGTCATATAATCTCCATAAATCTGTGTAAGAATACTGTCAAGATTATTTGGACAATTAACTTCCACATCTTCAAACATTATCTTCTTACTAGGTTTAAAATCTTTTATTTCATAAATTTGTGGGTGATGAAGGGCTGAAATATCACAAACATATCTGCACTCTTTTTCGTTGTATTTATCTAATAATTTATGTGTTTTTTTAAATAATTTTTCTCTTGAAATATTAAATAATTTTAAAAATCCATGACCTATATTAGCTAATGTTTGAACTAAAAGAGGATAACCTTCAAATTTTATAACAGACATTGCAAGTAATCTATCTAAGAAACGGCAACGTTTCACATGGATTAATCTTTTTAGTTTATTATCTGGGACATTGTCTAATACAAAGATATCAATATCAATTCCTAAATCAAAATCTACTTGATTAACCCACCATTCTTCAAAAATAGTATTTTTCAACATAATTTTTGAAAATAAAAAGAAATAATCTTTTGTTTTACTTGTTAAAAAATTATATTTGTCATTAGATTTGGAAAGTGCAACTTTCTTAAATTTTTCATAGTCTTTCCTAAACATTATAATGTCAATATCATCATCCCATGGGATAAATCCCCCATGTCTAACAGCACCTAATGCACTACCACCATAAATAAAATATTCTATATCATTTTTTTCACAAATAGCCATAAAATCTTTTAGAATCATAAGTTCTAATTTTTGTAATTTTTGGATTGTGTCATCAGAATAGTCAGTATAGTGCATTATTTATCCCTTTCAAAAACTTGTTAAATATATAATTTAGTTAAATTTACATATATAACTTTTCTAATGGAAATTTTTATAAATCATGTTTATATAAAGTTTAAGTATAACTGAAATGGGAAGAATATGACTTTTAAAATTAGTGTGATAATGCCTGTTTATAATGCTGAAAAGGATTTGGATGCAGCTATTAATTCAGTAATAAATCAATCTTTAGGTTTTGAAAACATTGAATTAATAATAGTTGATGATTGTTCAACAGATAATTCTAGAAGTATTATAAGTAGCTATGCTGAAAAATATGATAATATTGTTCCTGTTTTTTTAGATGAAAACTCAGGACTTCCAGGTAAACCACGTAGTTTAGGTATTAAATATGCTAGTGCAGAGTATATATCTTTTTTAGATTCTGATGATGAATATCTGCCATCAGGACTTAAATCTTTATATGATACTATTTCAATGGAGGATTCTGATTTTACAATTGGATCACATATTATTAACTTAGATGGGGATAAAGTTAAGGTTAAATTCTTACAAAGTAATGAAAATTTAGTTAATTTAAACCCTTTAGAATCTCAAAAAGTCTTTGATAGTTTAAGTTTAAATTATTTTGTAGCTCCATGGGGTAAAATCTTTAAAAAAGATTTAATTTTAGAAAATAATATAACTTTTCTGGAAGATTCATTATGTGAAGATACTTATTTTTATTTCAAAGCATTAATAAATTCAAATAAAGTTTCTATTTTACCTAATACTCAAGTTTATATGTACAATACTTTTGAACATAAAAAAACAGCTATACATGGGCATGATGTAAAGAAGTTTAATAGATTCTTAAAAGGCATGTATAAAGTTAATAATCTTTTAGAATCAATAAAATTATCTCAACATGTAACAATAGGAGAAAATATTGGAAGTTTGCTTTTAATTTTTTCTAATTTAGATAATAAACATAAAATGGCTGCTGTTAAGGAAATTTACAAATTTGAAAAACATCTAAATTGTAAAATTGATATTCATAGAAGAGAAATAGCTATTTTAAATAATAAAGTTTTAAACAAACAATTTAAACAAGCTATATTTATCTCTAAAGTATATACTTCACTTTACAATAATCAAACAATAAAAAATCTTTATAGGAAATTTAATATTAGGAAAAATAATTAAAATATTATTCACCTTAACTAAAATAAATTTCAATAGTTTTAGTTCTTTTTTATATATTTTTTTATTTCATTAGTTATTTTTAAAAAGAAATCTTTGATTTTAATACAAGAAGTTATATAGTATTTTAATCAAAATTATACATAATATAAATTTAAAAATTACTGTTGATATCATGGATAAAAAAGAGTTAATTAATAAGGGTAAAGTAAAAAGTGTATTTAATACTGATAATGAAGATGAAGTTATCATTGAATTTAGGGATGATATGACTGCTGGTGATGGTGCAAGAAAAGAAGTTATGAGTAAAAAAGGTTCTTATAATGCACTTATTTCTACTAAACTTTTCAAAGTATTAGAGGAAAATGGTATTAAAACACAATTTGTTGATTTACCTGAAACTAATGTGATGGTAGCTAAAAAATTAGAAATGATTCCTATTGAAGTTATTATTAGAAATATAGCTACTGGTAGTTTAATTCGTAAATATCCGATAGCTGATGGTACTAAATTAGAACCACCTATTGTTCAAATGGACTTTAAGGCTGATGAGTTCCATGATCCAATGCTTAATGATTCTATTATTAAAGCTTTAGGATTAGCTACTCAGGAAGAAATTGATGAATTAACTCAAAAAGCATTAAAAATTAATGAAATTTTATCTAAATTCTTTTTAGATGCTGGAATTATATTAGTTGATTTTAAAATAGAATTTGGTAAAGATAAAAACGGTGAAATTATTTTAGGTGATGAAATTAGCCCAGATAGTTGTAGATTATGGGATAGTGAAACCTTAGATATGTTAGATAAAGAATTATTCAGGAAAGGTAAAGATAATGAAGTTATGGATGCTTATGTAGAAGTTTATAATAGGATTATTCCTGATGATGAAAAAATAGAATTGTAAGGAGTTTTTAAAATGATTTTTGATATTGAAGTTAAAGTATCTCTTAAAGAAGGTATGTTAAATCCAGAAGCTACAACTATTGAAAGATCTCTTGCTTTACTTGGTTATGATGTTAAAAATGCAAATACTGTGGATGTTATCAAATTCCAAATGGAAGGTCAAGATAGGGAAGTAATTAGAGAAAATGTTGTAGATATGTGTGAAAGATTACTTTGTAATCCTGTAATTCATAATTATAAAATTAATGTTATTCCACAAAATTCTGCTTGTGGGGAATAAGGAGTTTTTATAATGAAAATTGGAGTAATTAGATTTCCAGGAACTAATTGTGATAGGGATGTAGCTAATGCTATTGAACTTGCAGGTTTAACTCCTGAGTATATCTGGTGGAATCAAGAAAATTTAACTGATTATGATGGTATTGTGATTCCAGGAGGATTTTCTTATGGGGATTATTTAAGAGCTGGAGCTATGGCTTCTATTACACCAGTTATTGATGGTATTAAAGAGTTAGTTAAAGAAGAAAAACCTGTTCTTGGAATTTGTAATGGTGCTCAAATTCTTGGTGAAATTGGACTTGTTCCAGGTGTTTTCATAACTAATGAAAATCCTAAATTTAATTGTGAATGGGTTGATTTAAAAGTTGGAACTACAAGAACACCATTTACTAAAACTTTTAAAAAAGGTCAAACATTACAAATCCCAATAGCTCATGCAGAAGGAAGATTTTACACAGAAGATATAGATTTGTTAAAAGATCAAGATCAAATTGTTTTACAATTTAAAGATAAAAATCCTAA from uncultured Methanobrevibacter sp. includes the following:
- a CDS encoding surface carbohydrate biosynthesis protein, with product MVDIVIFYELPERELNNANLLKAEFEKRGYSVDILGYYNYRELIFPRKYKPKLLIGQAGYNNNDIERYTVRFKPKIDKILNLRYEQVIAKRILDSKAHYPKEYMKKASHVCWSEKIKHDLMAEGIEEKNLPVTGDIKTDFSNHKFDSFFKTKEELAKEFNLDSNKEWILFISSFTFNEKDSKRLMSMNHNLDDGKYMQKWNVESKAIIMEWFEKFLKRHPDKEFIYRPHPVEFNVLDEDSTISILDEKYSNFHYINKYAIQEWIRPCDYLNTVISTSIIDVYLLEKQCNILRPVELNPDFDNPLLVGAKTINNYEDFEKLNTHKNTGEFPVSREMINQYYDFGDKLAYEKICDYAEKMINDDSFKHDFYPNHSRFHRLKFVIKRSLDVPKLIPAVIKSAIKNKSSTSKTKDNRSIYEKNAKKIKEIINHSS
- a CDS encoding phosphorylcholine transferase LicD encodes the protein MHYTDYSDDTIQKLQKLELMILKDFMAICEKNDIEYFIYGGSALGAVRHGGFIPWDDDIDIIMFRKDYEKFKKVALSKSNDKYNFLTSKTKDYFFLFSKIMLKNTIFEEWWVNQVDFDLGIDIDIFVLDNVPDNKLKRLIHVKRCRFLDRLLAMSVIKFEGYPLLVQTLANIGHGFLKLFNISREKLFKKTHKLLDKYNEKECRYVCDISALHHPQIYEIKDFKPSKKIMFEDVEVNCPNNLDSILTQIYGDYMTLPPESERYNHITQKIDFGPYDE
- a CDS encoding glycosyltransferase family 2 protein, which gives rise to MTFKISVIMPVYNAEKDLDAAINSVINQSLGFENIELIIVDDCSTDNSRSIISSYAEKYDNIVPVFLDENSGLPGKPRSLGIKYASAEYISFLDSDDEYLPSGLKSLYDTISMEDSDFTIGSHIINLDGDKVKVKFLQSNENLVNLNPLESQKVFDSLSLNYFVAPWGKIFKKDLILENNITFLEDSLCEDTYFYFKALINSNKVSILPNTQVYMYNTFEHKKTAIHGHDVKKFNRFLKGMYKVNNLLESIKLSQHVTIGENIGSLLLIFSNLDNKHKMAAVKEIYKFEKHLNCKIDIHRREIAILNNKVLNKQFKQAIFISKVYTSLYNNQTIKNLYRKFNIRKNN
- the purC gene encoding phosphoribosylaminoimidazolesuccinocarboxamide synthase; translated protein: MDKKELINKGKVKSVFNTDNEDEVIIEFRDDMTAGDGARKEVMSKKGSYNALISTKLFKVLEENGIKTQFVDLPETNVMVAKKLEMIPIEVIIRNIATGSLIRKYPIADGTKLEPPIVQMDFKADEFHDPMLNDSIIKALGLATQEEIDELTQKALKINEILSKFFLDAGIILVDFKIEFGKDKNGEIILGDEISPDSCRLWDSETLDMLDKELFRKGKDNEVMDAYVEVYNRIIPDDEKIEL
- the purS gene encoding phosphoribosylformylglycinamidine synthase subunit PurS, whose translation is MIFDIEVKVSLKEGMLNPEATTIERSLALLGYDVKNANTVDVIKFQMEGQDREVIRENVVDMCERLLCNPVIHNYKINVIPQNSACGE
- the purQ gene encoding phosphoribosylformylglycinamidine synthase subunit PurQ; this encodes MKIGVIRFPGTNCDRDVANAIELAGLTPEYIWWNQENLTDYDGIVIPGGFSYGDYLRAGAMASITPVIDGIKELVKEEKPVLGICNGAQILGEIGLVPGVFITNENPKFNCEWVDLKVGTTRTPFTKTFKKGQTLQIPIAHAEGRFYTEDIDLLKDQDQIVLQFKDKNPNGSMEAITSVCDESGLVCAMMPHPERACEEILGSTDGLNFFKGFL